In Sebastes fasciatus isolate fSebFas1 chromosome 15, fSebFas1.pri, whole genome shotgun sequence, a genomic segment contains:
- the haus2 gene encoding HAUS augmin-like complex subunit 2 isoform X2: MHQWDLSPFSVSPAASLLARCVSREVVSQEELDSASSRLSPAFSSHLHEAEQRIRTQRQLDQLQLEVELLKMEKESADVTHTFYLTRRFQVLQMFCGHLQDLLKDQNSLRQRLMRPLGRTNLPVQAHLHRFVVDLVKMLLDFIETLEEKLNSVRCSPTARDRLAQLNSSLAQLLAHVAEVESLSSQVLQRKEVHSSKQSDSSA; the protein is encoded by the exons ATGCATCAGTGGGATCTGTCTCCGTTCTCAGTGAGTCCAGCTGCCAGCCTGCTGGCCAGATGTGTCTCCAGAGAGGTCGTGtctcag GAGGAATTAGACTCCGCCTCCTCCAGGCTGAGCCCCGCCTTCTCCTCTCACCTGCACGAGGCTGAACAGCGAATCAGAACGCAGAGACAGCTGGACCAG CTGCAGCTGGAGGTGGAGCTGCTGAAGATGGAGAAGGAGAGCGCCGACGTCACGCACACGTTCTACCTCA CTCGGAGGTTCCAGGTGTTGCAGATGTTCTGCGGTCACCTGCAGGACCTCCTGAAGGACCAGAACAGTCTGAGGCAGAGACTGATGAGACCGCTGGGTCGCACCAACCTGCCCGTCCAGGCTCACCTGCACAG GTTTGTGGTGGATCTGGTGAAGATGCTGCTGGACTTCATCGAGACTCTGGAGGAGAAGCTGAACTCGGTCCGCTGCAGTCCCACCGCCAGAGACCGCCTCGCTCAGCTG AACTCCTCTCTGGCCCAGTTACTGGCTCACGTGGCTGAGGTGGAGAGTTTGTCCAGCCAGGTTCTCCAGAGGAAGGAAGTCCACAGCAGCAAGCAGAGTGACAGCTCCGCATGA
- the haus2 gene encoding HAUS augmin-like complex subunit 2 isoform X1 gives MELLLNCASVYCEHKMHQWDLSPFSVSPAASLLARCVSREVVSQEELDSASSRLSPAFSSHLHEAEQRIRTQRQLDQLQLEVELLKMEKESADVTHTFYLTRRFQVLQMFCGHLQDLLKDQNSLRQRLMRPLGRTNLPVQAHLHRFVVDLVKMLLDFIETLEEKLNSVRCSPTARDRLAQLNSSLAQLLAHVAEVESLSSQVLQRKEVHSSKQSDSSA, from the exons ATGCATCAGTGGGATCTGTCTCCGTTCTCAGTGAGTCCAGCTGCCAGCCTGCTGGCCAGATGTGTCTCCAGAGAGGTCGTGtctcag GAGGAATTAGACTCCGCCTCCTCCAGGCTGAGCCCCGCCTTCTCCTCTCACCTGCACGAGGCTGAACAGCGAATCAGAACGCAGAGACAGCTGGACCAG CTGCAGCTGGAGGTGGAGCTGCTGAAGATGGAGAAGGAGAGCGCCGACGTCACGCACACGTTCTACCTCA CTCGGAGGTTCCAGGTGTTGCAGATGTTCTGCGGTCACCTGCAGGACCTCCTGAAGGACCAGAACAGTCTGAGGCAGAGACTGATGAGACCGCTGGGTCGCACCAACCTGCCCGTCCAGGCTCACCTGCACAG GTTTGTGGTGGATCTGGTGAAGATGCTGCTGGACTTCATCGAGACTCTGGAGGAGAAGCTGAACTCGGTCCGCTGCAGTCCCACCGCCAGAGACCGCCTCGCTCAGCTG AACTCCTCTCTGGCCCAGTTACTGGCTCACGTGGCTGAGGTGGAGAGTTTGTCCAGCCAGGTTCTCCAGAGGAAGGAAGTCCACAGCAGCAAGCAGAGTGACAGCTCCGCATGA